The DNA window TTTCCCCAAAATCACGGGCAGTCCGGCTTACTGTAAGTGTCAGTTCTCCAATCTGAAAAGATTCCGTCCCTTCGCTGTGTACGTTTATCTGGATCCCTGCGTTTTTTTCAGAATCCCGCGTTTCGCATTTTTCTGCTTTTCTCTCCAGATAAATCCCGTCATACGTCCGTATCGCCTGCATCCCATAAGGGAGATCACGTCTGGCTCCGACCTTCCGGTTCCACAGTTCCTGCACTGCTTCTACATGGATCCTGGTAAAATCCTTCTGTTTCCCGGAAATCTCTTTCAGAAGATCATGCACGATCTGTCTGCCGATCAGATCCGGTTCCTTTTTCAACTCTTCAGCAAGAAGCATACCCTTTTCGCTTTTTCTGACATACTGTCTTCTTTTTTTCGCTGCCACCTGTGCAAGTACCGCCCTGGTTTCTTCCAGTTCTTCACTCAGCTGTGCCATATGCCTTACCGCCCGCGGATTTACCTCTGTTTTCAGCTCTTCCAACACATGATGACGAATCCGGTTTCTGGTGTAATCGTCTTCCAGGTTGCTGCTGTCCGTGCGCCAGGGCTGTCCTGCCGCTTCCAGATACACCAGAATCTCTTCTTTTTCCAGACAGAGCAGCGGGCGGATCCGATTGCCGGATACCGGTTTCAGACTGCAAAGACCTGCCATGCCGGTTCCTCTTACCAGATGATGGAGCATCGTCTCCGCAAGATCGTCCTGATGATGGGCGAGAGCAATTTTTCCTCCACCGACATCTTCGCAGACCGTTGCAAAACAGCGATACCGTGCGATTCTTCCAGCCTCTTCCAAACCGATTTTTTCTCTCTGCGCCATTCCCTGCACATCTTCATAAAATACCCTACAGGGAATCCCTTCGTTCTCACAAAGTTCGCGCACAAATCTCTCATCCGCATCCGCCTCTTCTCCCCGCAGCTGATGATGCACATGCACTGCCCGCAGGGAAATCCCCCACGCTTCTTTCCATCGTGCGAGAATCTTCAGCAGACACACGGAATCTGCCCCTCCGGAAATACCCAGCACGATCGTATCTTTTGGTTCGATCATATGGAATCTTTCCACATATACTTTCACTTTCTGTTCTGTTTTCCACATCTGTCTGTTAGTTTGTCCACTTCCACCTTTTGTAGTCATCTATTTTCTCCATATTCCCGCAACGAGTACGGTCATGTCATCTTTTGCCCGATAATCCGCATACTGCAATGTTTTTTCCAGCAGATGCCGTCCCAGTTCTTTCGGCATCTGTTCCTGCGCCTGCAATATCATCTCTTTTAAAATCTCTTCTCCCGGCTCGTCCCCGAACGCGTCCAGAACACCGTCCGTGACCATCACCAGATAATCCCCGTCATACAGTTTCTTCGTCGTTTTTTCAAATTCCAGCTTCTGCATCAGTCCTGCTGCCATACTGGTCGAAGTGATCGCCTCCACCCAGTTCCCTCTCCGGATAAATGTCGTGGCGGCTCCCGCCTTCAAAAACTCGCACACACCGGTATACAGATCGAGCGAACACACATCCAGACTGGAAAACATCCCACCTTTTCGCTGTAAGATCAAGGCAGAATTGACCATGCGTACCGCCGTCTCTCTGGAAAATCCGGAGGTCACGAACTGTTCTAACAGCTCCACCACCGTCTCACTCTCTTTGCTTGCCTCCATACCGGAACCCATGCCATCCGAGAGGCACATGGTAAACTGTTCATCGGTGGCCGCACAGGCATAATTATCTCCGGAGATCGTCTCCCGCTCTTTCGTCACTCTGGCAACACCGTAGAGCACTTTGTAGTTCACATCCTCACAGAACAGTACCGTGCGCCATTCGCTGTTCAGTACCGCCTTGCTGTCTCTTGATGGGATCATCCGACAGTTACATATATGTGACAAATGTTTCGCCACTTCTTTCATAGTCAGGCACTGCCCGCCTCTCGTGCGCATCGTAAGCGAAATCCGCTGCTTTTCGTCCGGCCGGTCGAGAAACCAGATCTGCTTCACCAGGATTTTCTGTTTCTGCATGTATTTCCGGATCCGCTCTTCTTCCTCATCCGGCAGGGTACATACCGCACTGACATCCGAAGAGATCTTCTGGATCGTGCGTGCCACTTCCTGCAGCTGTTCCGCCACGGCGATCCGATTTTCGATCAGACGGTTTCGATACAACAGTTCCTCTCTGGTCTCAAAAAAGATCCGTTGCAGTTCCTCCGTAAACCGAAACGCCTGTGGACACTGCCCCAGCCATTCACTCTGTGCCCGCAGAAAACGGTCGGGGTTGCCCTCCTCGATGATCTGCAACATCTCAAACACCTGCTGGCTGGTACGCGGATCCAGATCCGACCAACACTTCTCCTGCCTGTTACATTCTACACACACCCGCTGTTGCACCTGCACAAACATATCCTGTACTTCTGCCTGGCTCAGCTGCTCCTGCCTGCCGGGCATCTCATAAAATGTATGGGCAAGTTTCTGCAACGATCTCGCATACCGGTCAATTTTTTCTTTCTGTGGATAGACATCGTATACCGGACGACCTTTTTTTCTCCCCGTGAAAACAAGTTTTGCCATGTCCCGTAGTATCAGCACTGCACTGACTGCGAGCATGGCAACCATCCATATCTGCATACATCCATAACCCCCTTACGGCATCTTACGCTGATAACTGCTTCCTCTTTTCACAGTTACTCCTGAAGACTTATTATAGATGACATGCTGCAAAAAACTTGTCAAACAGACAGGCTGTCCGGTCAGAAATTTTTGACACGAACAGCCATTTTTTGCTTATTTATTTTCTTTAAAGATAATCTCGTTGTCCTTTACCAGACCGATCTTTTCTTTTGCAATCTTTTCCGTATATTCGTCGCTCTGCATGTATTCCTGCATATCTTCGATGTCTTTGGTACGGGCTTCTTCCGTCTTCAGCTCCTCTTCCAGCTGAGCTTTCCGATTCTCATTCGCCTGATATTTTACCTGTAACGAATGTTCCTTGAAAGCAAGCAGTACCACAAGCATACAGACTACCAGACTGATAGAAATCATCGCGATTCTATTCTGTACTTTTATCCGACGTGCTCCTGCGTTTTTTCTTCGCGCAGCACTTTTCTTTCCTCTCATTCCACGCTCCCTTATTTTTATCTATCCCCAGGTCTTTACGCATTTTTAACCAGAATTTGCGCATTTTTACAAGTAAAAAAATTGTAACTCTTTGTAAACAAAAATGCAACCTTTTTGCCAAAATAAATGCAAATTCTCTGTAAAAATGCCCGATTCCCCAATACCAGACACCTGCTCCCAGCAAAATTCCGCAGAGCAGGTACGCCCGCATTCTCCCTTCGTTCTCTCTCAGGCACGTAAAAAATAAAAAAAGTCCGGCTGCACTCCAAAACAGAAGATCCACCGCAGCATCCAGATATTTCATCCGTTTTCCTATGATCCGCAGGATCCGGATCCCGTCATAAAGCAAAACGAGAAGAGCGCCGCATCCCATGCTTTTTACAAACAGTTCCAGCTCTCTTCCCATATAGGCACTCATCTACTGAAACAGCCTTTTTAACAGGCTGCCTTTCTTCTTTCCATTTTTTCCCTGCGTATAGATTAGACTGTCCACTTTCCCTTCAATTTCCGCCTCTCCCTTATCAAGTTCCAGCCGGCATACATGGAGGCTGCTTCCCCGGATCTCCAGAGTCCCCTGACTCGTCTCCATCAGGATATTCTCCTCATCAAACGATTTCATCTCAGTAACTCCGGTGATCATCCCCCGGCTTCGCTGTTCCAGATGGAGGCTGTGCGTCGCTCCCTTCTTTTCTTCCATACCAAAAATCCCTCCATACAATGTACTGATACATTATATGAAGGGATCTCATCTCTCATGTTATTTCTGCAACCGTTTCTGTTTTCTTTTACAGATATCGATACAGTTCCTGTGCTTCTTCTTTCTTGACAGTTTCCTGTACATTCAGCACTTCTACTCTGACAGCCTTGCTGCCGAACTGGATCTCCAGAACGTCGCCTTCCTTCACCTGTGCAGATGCTTTCGCCGGGCGGTCATTGATCAGGACTCTTCCTGCATCACATGCCTCATTTGCCACGGTTCTGCGTTTGATCAGGCGGGAAACTTTCAAATATTTATCTAATCTCATATGTGAATTATTCGTTTACCAGATCTTTCAGAGCTTTTCCAGCTTTGAATTTTGGAGCTTTGGAAGCTTTGATTACCATGGATTCGCCGGTAGCCGGGTTTCTTCCTTCTCTTGCTGCTCTTTCAGATACTTCGAAAGTACCGAAACCTACCAGCTGTACTTTTTCTCCTTTTTTCATTTCTTCAGATACTACATCAATAAACGCTTTTAAAGCAGCTTCTGCATCCTTTTTAGATAACTGTGTCTGTTCAGCCATAGCTGCA is part of the Blautia faecicola genome and encodes:
- the tilS gene encoding tRNA lysidine(34) synthetase TilS, yielding MTTKGGSGQTNRQMWKTEQKVKVYVERFHMIEPKDTIVLGISGGADSVCLLKILARWKEAWGISLRAVHVHHQLRGEEADADERFVRELCENEGIPCRVFYEDVQGMAQREKIGLEEAGRIARYRCFATVCEDVGGGKIALAHHQDDLAETMLHHLVRGTGMAGLCSLKPVSGNRIRPLLCLEKEEILVYLEAAGQPWRTDSSNLEDDYTRNRIRHHVLEELKTEVNPRAVRHMAQLSEELEETRAVLAQVAAKKRRQYVRKSEKGMLLAEELKKEPDLIGRQIVHDLLKEISGKQKDFTRIHVEAVQELWNRKVGARRDLPYGMQAIRTYDGIYLERKAEKCETRDSEKNAGIQINVHSEGTESFQIGELTLTVSRTARDFGEIPEKKYTKWFDYDRIKQTLVIRHRQPGDRICLFDGGGSKKLKDYLIDRKIPAQKRDQLWLLADGSDILWIIGDRISAAYKVTAESQRILQAEIKGGSTHE
- a CDS encoding SpoIIE family protein phosphatase; the encoded protein is MQIWMVAMLAVSAVLILRDMAKLVFTGRKKGRPVYDVYPQKEKIDRYARSLQKLAHTFYEMPGRQEQLSQAEVQDMFVQVQQRVCVECNRQEKCWSDLDPRTSQQVFEMLQIIEEGNPDRFLRAQSEWLGQCPQAFRFTEELQRIFFETREELLYRNRLIENRIAVAEQLQEVARTIQKISSDVSAVCTLPDEEEERIRKYMQKQKILVKQIWFLDRPDEKQRISLTMRTRGGQCLTMKEVAKHLSHICNCRMIPSRDSKAVLNSEWRTVLFCEDVNYKVLYGVARVTKERETISGDNYACAATDEQFTMCLSDGMGSGMEASKESETVVELLEQFVTSGFSRETAVRMVNSALILQRKGGMFSSLDVCSLDLYTGVCEFLKAGAATTFIRRGNWVEAITSTSMAAGLMQKLEFEKTTKKLYDGDYLVMVTDGVLDAFGDEPGEEILKEMILQAQEQMPKELGRHLLEKTLQYADYRAKDDMTVLVAGIWRK
- a CDS encoding septum formation initiator family protein, with translation MISISLVVCMLVVLLAFKEHSLQVKYQANENRKAQLEEELKTEEARTKDIEDMQEYMQSDEYTEKIAKEKIGLVKDNEIIFKENK
- the yabQ gene encoding spore cortex biosynthesis protein YabQ, which encodes MSAYMGRELELFVKSMGCGALLVLLYDGIRILRIIGKRMKYLDAAVDLLFWSAAGLFLFFTCLRENEGRMRAYLLCGILLGAGVWYWGIGHFYREFAFILAKRLHFCLQRVTIFLLVKMRKFWLKMRKDLGIDKNKGAWNERKEKCCAKKKRRSTSDKSTE
- the yabP gene encoding sporulation protein YabP; the encoded protein is MEEKKGATHSLHLEQRSRGMITGVTEMKSFDEENILMETSQGTLEIRGSSLHVCRLELDKGEAEIEGKVDSLIYTQGKNGKKKGSLLKRLFQ
- a CDS encoding RNA-binding S4 domain-containing protein, producing MRLDKYLKVSRLIKRRTVANEACDAGRVLINDRPAKASAQVKEGDVLEIQFGSKAVRVEVLNVQETVKKEEAQELYRYL
- a CDS encoding HU family DNA-binding protein, which codes for MNKTELVAAMAEQTQLSKKDAEAALKAFIDVVSEEMKKGEKVQLVGFGTFEVSERAAREGRNPATGESMVIKASKAPKFKAGKALKDLVNE